From the Calditrichota bacterium genome, the window TGATATGTTTATTTGGCATCTGGAAAGAGATTGATGAAATTTGCAAATATAGTTATCGGATGCTTTAAACAAATAATTTAGTGAATGTAATATTTTAAGGAAAACTTATGGAATGGCGGGCAAGTCATATTTTGGTCAAAGATAAAAAATTAGCTGAAGAGCTTATTAAAAGAATTAGAAAAGGTGGGAATTTTTCCTCACTGGCAAAAGAACATTCAACCTGCCCCAGCAAAGGCAAGGGTGGCGATTTGGGTTGGTTTGGTCCGGGCCAGATGGTTAAGGAATTTGAACAGGCAGTGAGCCGCCAATCAAGCGGATTGGTTGGGCGAGTGATTCGAACCCAATTTGGTTTTCATGTAATAAAAAAAACCGGGCAAAAGTAAGGTTATAAAGACATTTATTTTTTTTACAAAAAAAAAGCCCCGAAACTGTCGGGGCTTATAATTTGTCGATAGTTACTCTGTATACTCTATCTCTGTGTATTCCATTATAGCAGCACTTGTAAATTTTGAAGCAGGCATATAGTCATGGATCATTCCATTCGCGCCAAATTTCAAGCTATATGCATCATAACCTAAAACACGAAGATAAGCTGTTAAAAATGCACTCCCTTGTCCAGTATAGCAATAAGTTACAACAGGTTTATCTGCGGGAAGAGTATTCAGGTAGTTTTCAGATTTAAGGTCATTTCTAGGTATATAGTTGATAGCACCCGGAATGTGACCAGGATCTAAATACTGATCATTTGGCCAGTAATTATTGATATAATGTCCATC encodes:
- a CDS encoding peptidylprolyl isomerase, whose amino-acid sequence is MEWRASHILVKDKKLAEELIKRIRKGGNFSSLAKEHSTCPSKGKGGDLGWFGPGQMVKEFEQAVSRQSSGLVGRVIRTQFGFHVIKKTGQK